The Geobacillus stearothermophilus ATCC 12980 genome contains a region encoding:
- a CDS encoding toxic anion resistance protein, giving the protein MTVDERNHEMESLEQLHERKRTSILDDLLAQPFSPPAAPQLEEGETTANALDALKPEHREKALALARQIDPANHQAILQYGVAAQAELSKFSHAILHHVQTKDAGPVGEVISELMAKIKEVNPDDLMTAKKGFLSRLFGTVAKPLQGMVAKYQKIGVEIDKIADQLEKHRHLLFRDIMMLETLYEKNKEYFEALNIYIAAAEYKLEELRTKTIPEKQAAAERSGDQMAWQEVQDLRQFADRLEKRVHDLKLSRQVTIQTAPQIRMIQHMNETLVERIQSSILNAIPLWKNQVVIALTLFRQQKAAEAQKQVAETTNELLLRNSELLKTNSIAIAKENERGLVDIETLKRTQENLIATLEETLKIQAEGRLKRQQAERELAAMEAELKQTLLSLKRPER; this is encoded by the coding sequence ATGACGGTGGACGAACGGAATCATGAGATGGAGTCACTCGAACAGCTTCATGAACGGAAACGGACAAGCATACTTGACGATCTGCTGGCCCAGCCGTTTTCCCCGCCGGCCGCCCCCCAGCTTGAAGAAGGGGAAACGACGGCTAACGCACTCGATGCGCTCAAACCGGAGCATCGGGAAAAAGCATTGGCGCTGGCCCGACAAATCGATCCGGCCAACCACCAGGCCATTTTGCAATACGGGGTGGCGGCGCAAGCTGAGCTGTCCAAGTTTTCCCATGCGATTTTGCATCATGTGCAGACGAAAGACGCCGGTCCGGTCGGTGAAGTGATCAGCGAGCTGATGGCGAAAATTAAGGAAGTCAATCCCGATGATTTAATGACGGCGAAAAAAGGGTTTTTGTCCCGCTTGTTTGGCACAGTGGCCAAGCCGCTGCAAGGGATGGTGGCGAAATATCAAAAAATCGGCGTTGAAATCGACAAAATCGCCGACCAGCTGGAAAAACACCGGCATTTGTTGTTTCGCGACATCATGATGCTCGAGACGCTTTACGAGAAAAATAAAGAGTATTTTGAGGCGCTCAATATTTATATTGCGGCCGCGGAATACAAGCTGGAGGAGCTGCGGACGAAAACGATCCCGGAAAAGCAAGCGGCCGCCGAGCGCTCCGGCGACCAAATGGCTTGGCAAGAGGTGCAAGATTTGCGCCAGTTTGCCGACCGGCTGGAAAAGCGGGTGCACGACTTAAAGCTCAGCCGGCAAGTGACGATCCAGACCGCGCCGCAAATCCGCATGATTCAGCATATGAACGAGACGCTCGTCGAGCGCATCCAGTCATCGATTTTAAACGCGATTCCGCTTTGGAAAAACCAAGTCGTCATCGCGTTGACGCTGTTTCGACAACAAAAAGCGGCGGAGGCGCAAAAACAAGTTGCTGAAACGACGAATGAGCTGCTGTTGCGCAACTCCGAGCTGTTAAAAACGAACAGCATCGCAATTGCCAAGGAAAATGAGCGCGGCTTGGTCGACATCGAAACGCTGAAGCGGACGCAAGAAAACTTGATCGCCACGCTTGAGGAGACGTTGAAAATTCAAGCGGAAGGCCGTTTGAAACGGCAGCAGGCCGAACGCGAACTGGCGGCCATGGAAGCGGAACTGAAACAGACGCTTCTGTCTTTGAAGCGGCCGGAGCGTTAG
- a CDS encoding YndM family protein yields the protein MRHLLALALKYLLTATVMFAILPLFLRISSAELLWFSLWLTLVAYALGDLYVLPRLGNVSATIADFGLVFVATWIGVGAFYDGAGGTMINAAFFSALLAALGELLFHGYVLRFVIGQHGEEGVPLIGRQWQTEAAEEFDIRTTRPDGREDERVDDEDRPKQEPPNPPIL from the coding sequence ATGAGACATTTGCTCGCATTGGCGCTGAAGTATTTGCTGACGGCTACCGTGATGTTCGCCATTTTGCCGTTGTTTTTGCGCATATCGTCCGCGGAACTATTATGGTTCAGCCTTTGGCTGACGCTAGTCGCCTACGCGCTCGGCGATTTGTATGTCTTGCCGCGCCTCGGCAACGTCTCGGCGACGATCGCCGATTTCGGCCTAGTGTTTGTCGCTACTTGGATCGGCGTTGGCGCGTTTTATGACGGTGCAGGGGGCACTATGATCAATGCGGCCTTTTTCTCGGCCTTGCTTGCCGCATTAGGGGAGCTGTTGTTCCATGGCTATGTGTTGCGTTTTGTCATCGGCCAACATGGCGAGGAAGGGGTGCCGCTGATCGGCCGCCAGTGGCAGACGGAAGCGGCGGAAGAGTTTGACATCCGCACCACCCGCCCCGATGGCCGCGAAGACGAACGGGTGGACGACGAAGACCGGCCGAAGCAAGAACCGCCCAACCCCCCGATTTTGTAG
- a CDS encoding YozQ family protein: MAENKQSLEVAGRQYDPSDYKSAAALGAGLAETHEQVSDVYAEGTIEAAVEQENAPDIPLSPPE, encoded by the coding sequence ATGGCAGAGAACAAACAATCGCTTGAGGTGGCCGGGCGCCAGTATGATCCGTCTGATTACAAGTCAGCCGCGGCTCTCGGCGCCGGGTTGGCCGAGACGCATGAACAAGTAAGCGACGTCTACGCGGAAGGGACGATCGAGGCGGCGGTCGAGCAAGAAAACGCGCCAGACATTCCCCTGTCCCCGCCGGAGTAA
- a CDS encoding VWA-like domain-containing protein translates to MRWQRALLALLKERKDHSIALAIDTSNRPERPMLIQNIVKLFEKLRPDTLLVQADFKIRDVSPVGVATIKYFKHGKSSYTEVLEWAAAQKIDTLFYITDVTGYFYEELEVNYEVFWLVPDDYMPRVPFGKPIRVA, encoded by the coding sequence GTGAGATGGCAGCGGGCTTTATTGGCGTTGCTCAAAGAGCGGAAAGACCATTCCATCGCGTTGGCGATCGACACATCAAACCGTCCGGAGCGGCCAATGCTCATTCAAAACATTGTGAAGCTGTTTGAAAAGCTGCGCCCGGACACGCTGCTCGTCCAAGCGGATTTTAAAATTCGCGATGTCTCTCCGGTTGGCGTGGCGACGATTAAATATTTCAAGCACGGGAAATCGTCGTACACCGAAGTGCTGGAATGGGCCGCTGCGCAAAAAATCGATACGTTGTTTTACATCACCGATGTAACCGGCTATTTTTATGAAGAACTCGAAGTCAACTATGAAGTGTTTTGGCTTGTGCCGGACGATTATATGCCGCGCGTGCCGTTTGGCAAGCCCATTCGTGTGGCGTAA